From Coffea arabica cultivar ET-39 chromosome 2e, Coffea Arabica ET-39 HiFi, whole genome shotgun sequence, the proteins below share one genomic window:
- the LOC113730716 gene encoding transcriptional activator DEMETER-like: MDLGKGFLIPQENGVINNGDPCIPVTPEKPAMQMRNTVLAEMQGSLTKATNWQEQLGIQNRFSSEKAVKQTTYPIACEMQGDQVEGNNWLELLGIYSGVLQETPKNEALQNFNGAGLLGRGEHNIQDGAAVRTNGCFNQNAGSYTQNMAKDIPARNNSSLMQLLGIKNAPAILPIDGTPSRSIHGTDKFPFTSSDPPNQNKWTNYPSVNSMLLQQKSALPPNRGLMSSSLQQMPSDGFPVPYRPICNLNSPPREDTAASSRATSCFHFAPVTPDQGNLKNHQQSHIQNFSVDESLLQGKDKHEMISTDTEVGSYCNGLLHNVITSPSASNSKILTEKGISEDNVHGGIDLNKTPQQRPPRRKKHRPKVVVEKKPKRTPKPTASKANTSSENPSGKRRYVRRKGTDASNSGTENVSNGIEDSGVSSAAKSCRRVLNFDLEDKMHNQSQNWTGHNQTDALLKSKPFDLNLTCQETAWSAGCDPVSGMSSAKERQQIGCSPENQHGKSISNLTNSNNQKPAEKSLLLFPEASSPAARDHTLNVIARSLNLQNAAGQNNDESGHSQGHQHKLGDGTGQMILQENTASAKFDAARQLMWQTLTTSLKDTSQIYETRGSKRDYCHISEMTNPQLVDTMHSQLLSQDISKISKQKKDSSKNGLGTLELQKRKKLENECLGVASSISPSVKSVQDCSRQVESRGSNYTHASCSSSCQFGRLPNPDLEMQKSFQKQDSGCNGIASDGCNTNTAVANGFQEEESQSSVCLRLLNIRPKFQEKTASNTTDCLLHPTQGVFRTPGDETRTSPVASSMKKQTGVITSSIQAFRKKKVHPEENKEEIGSQRSSRKAKGQKEEQNYAAAVEEITHLLEALEISNSGNVVAKEQNAIVPYKGDGAIVSFEDPIKRRRPRPKVDLDPETNRVWNLLMGKAGSESTEPTDMEKEKWWANERQVVRGRVDSFIARMHLVQGDRRFSQWKGSVVDSVIGVFLTQNVSDHLSSSAFMSLAAKFPLPLTTFNANCCQNGAITWIEEPEVQIIDPDGTITYHGRMFSQPLYKRNSMTLSESSERRSDNLISETVSHLANDNTSGTEEEVVSSQNSCDSFLQATEDIRSSSESEVEDQKIRCNSNKNCSSGTVPKTERASKFKQYQCHGITNSFLDQSSMPVYQQQENPPCITQYPSSNDGKKAHANPLISDVLYQQRTFSSSSGPWLNKASVAGVHGPCSVGSLGQKSMSSFPHRSVEIANNAGVAHLPKKMGGAEGRTSSSTIQETGSVTKHAIAIDQTVSQNQQHKDDLQPGSHFLSSQQSISSNQVEASKSFELDGRSMMEPKVPGEADAQRQTGHLGSSSELLGSIGTKSSNARKKKQELEKTKSFDWDSLRKKVLSKGGKKERNKDTMDSLDYEALQNADVQKISETIRERGMNNMLAERIKDFLNRLVTEHGSIDLEWLRDVPADQAKDYLLSIRGLGLKSVECVRLLTLHQIAFPVDTNVGRIAVRLGWVPLQPLPESLQLHLLELYPVLESIQKYLWPRLCKLDQRTLYELHYQMITFGKVFCTKTKPNCNACPLRPECRHFASAFASARLALPAPEERSIDSSTTSVANGNASIVVKPMLLAPIETSEGLESQYIRTSCEPIIEEPTTPEPSSEVSESDIEDMFYEDPDEIPTIKLSFEELKMNVESVLQEQNMELQPGDVSRALVALDPSAASIPGPKLKSVSRLRTEHQVYELPDTHPLLEGMDRRERDDPSPYLLAIWSPGETANSTQPPASKCSLQGSGRLCNEKSCFMCHSTKEAKSETVRGTLLIPCRTAMRGSFPLNGTYFQVNEMFADHESSMNPIDVPRDWLWQLPRRTVYFGTSVTSIFRGLSTPVIQQCFWKGFVCVRGFDRKSRAPRPLQRRLHETASKITKNKDKGK, encoded by the exons ATGGACTTGGGGAAGGGTTTTCTGATTCCCCAAGAGAATGGAGTCATCAACAATGGGGATCCTTGTATTCCTGTGACTCCAGAAAAGCCAGCAATGCAGATGCGGAATACTGTTCTGGCTGAAATGCAAGGGAGCCTGACAAAGGCCACAAATTGGCAGGAACAGCTTGGAATTCAGAATCGATTTTCCTCAGAAAAGGCAGTTAAACAAACAACTTATCCAATTGCTTGTGAAATGCAGGGTGATCAAGTAGAGGGCAACAACTGGTTGGAATTGCTTGGAATCTACAGTGGAGTTTTACAAGAGACACCAAAAAATGAGGCACTTCAGAATTTCAATGGTGCAGGTTTGCTGGGTCGTGGTGAGCATAACATACAGGATGGTGCTGCAGTCAGGACCAATGGATGCTTCAATCAGAATGCTGGTTCTTATACACAAAATATGGCCAAAGATATTCCTGCTAGGAATAATAGTTCTTTGATGCAGTTGCTCGGGATCAAGAATGCGCCAGCCATTCTCCCTATTGATGGAACTCCAAGCAGAAGCATTCATGGCACAGACAAGTTCCCCTTTACCAGTTCAGATCCTCCAAATCAAAACAAGTGGACAAACTATCCATCTGTTAACTCAATGCTCCTGCAGCAAAAGAGCGCCCTTCCACCAAACCGGGGGTTAATGAGTTCCAGCCTACAACAGATGCCAAGTG ATGGATTTCCAGTCCCTTACCGGCCCATATGCAACTTGAACTCACCACCAAGAGAAGATACTGCTGCATCATCACGTGCAACCAGTTGCTTTCATTTTGCACCAGTCACTCCGGATCAGGGAAATTTGAAAAACCACCAACAGTCTCATATACAGAATTTCTCAGTAGATGAGAGCTTACTACAAGGAAAAGACAAGCACGAGATGATATCGACAGATACTGAAGTTGGTAGCTACTGCAATGGACTTTTGCACAATGTGATAACATCGCCTTCTGCTTCCAATTCAAAGATACTGACGGAAAAGGGTATTTCTGAAGATAATGTTCATGGAGGTATTGACCTGAACAAGACACCCCAGCAGAGACCCCCCAGAAGGAAAAAGCACCGGCCAAAGGTGGTAGTTGAAAAAAAACCCAAAAGGACCCCAAAGCCTACTGCCTCAAAAGCTAATACCTCCAGTGAAAATCCATCAGGAAAAAGGAGGTATGTGCGCAGAAAAGGAACTGATGCCTCAAATTCGGGAACGGAAAATGTATCAAATGGCATTGAGGATTCTGGTGTAAGTTCTGCAGCAAAATCATGCCGTAGAGTGCTGAACTTCGACTTAGAAGACAAGATGCATAACCAAAGTCAGAACTGGACAGGTCACAACCAGACAGATGCACTTCTTAAGAGCAAGCCTTTTGATTTGAACTTAACTTGTCAAGAGACAGCATGGTCTGCAGGATGCGACCCAGTATCAGGAATGTCATCTGCAAAGGAAAGGCAACAAATTGGATGCAGTCCAGAAAACCAACATGGCAAAAGCATATCTAATCTGACTAATTCCAACAATCAAAAACCTGCTGAGAAATCATTGCTTCTTTTCCCTGAAGCATCGTCACCTGCTGCAAGGGATCATACTCTAAATGTCATTGCAAGGAGTCTAAACCTGCAAAATGCTGCAGGCCAAAACAATGACGAGTCTGGGCACAGTCAAGGCCATCAACACAAACTTGGAGATGGAACAGGCCAGATGATCCTTCAAGAAAATACTGCTTCAGCTAAGTTTGATGCAGCTCGGCAGCTGATGTGGCAGACATTAACTACATCTCTCAAGGATACATCACAGATCTACGAGACTAGAGGATCCAAAAGAGATTACTGCCATATTTCTGAGATGACGAATCCCCAATTAGTTGACACAATGCATTCTCAACTTTTGAGTCAAGATATATCAAAGATTAGCAAGCAGAAGAAGGATAGCAGCAAAAATGGCTTGGGTACTTTGGAACTTCAGAAGAggaagaaattagaaaatgaatgTCTTGGAGTTGCATCCAGCATTTCTCCCTCTGTGAAATCTGTTCAAGATTGTTCAAGACAAGTTGAATCTAGAGGCAGCAACTATACCCATGCAAGCTGTTCTTCATCGTGTCAATTTGGTAGACTCCCAAATCCTGACCTTGAAATGCAGAAAAGTTTCCAGAAACAAGACAGTGGTTGCAATGGGATTGCCAGTGATGGATGCAATACTAACACAGCAGTTGCTAATGGTTTCCAGGAGGAAGAATCTCAGTCAAGTGTATGTCTTAGACTTTTGAATATAAGACCCAAGTTTCAAGAAAAGACCGCAAGCAACACAACCGACTGTCTTCTGCATCCAACGCAAGGAGTCTTCAGAACTCCAGGAGATGAAACTAGAACTTCTCCAGTTGCTTCCTCAATGAAAAAACAGACTGGGGTAATTACATCTTCCATCCAAGCATTCAGGAAGAAAAAGGTGCATCCAGAAGAGAATAAGGAAGAGATAGGTTCTCAGCGTTCCTCCAGGAAAGCAAAAG GCCAAAAGGAAGAACAGAATTATGCAGCTGCAGTTGAGGAAATTACTCACCTATTGGAAGCGCTAGAAATCAGTAACAGTGGCAATGTAGTTGCAAAAGAGCAAAATGCTATTGTTCCTTACAAAGGAGATGGTGCAATTGTTAGCTTTGAAGATCCTATAAAAAGGCGCAGGCCACGGCCCAAAGTTGATCTTGACCCAGAAACAAATAGAGTTTGGAACCTGCTAATGGGAAAGGCTGGAAGTGAAAGCACGGAACCAACGGacatggaaaaggaaaaatggtggGCAAACGAAAGGCAAGTGGTCCGTGGTCGAGTAGACTCCTTCATAGCGCGAATGCATCTTGTTCAAG GAGATCGGCGCTTCTCACAATGGAAAGGATCAGTTGTTGATTCGGTGATTGGTGTATTCCTCACACAGAATGTTTCAGACCATCTTTCTAG CTCGGCTTTCATGTCTCTAGCAGCCAAATTCCCTCTACCATTAACAACCTTCAATGCAAATTGCTGTCAGAATGGGGCAATTACTTGGATTGAAGAACCAGAGGTTCAAATAATAGATCCAGATGGCACCATCACATATCATGGGAGAATGTTTAGCCAGCCACTTTACAAGCGAAACTCCATGACATTAAGCGAGTCTTCTGAACGAAGATCAGATAATCTCATTTCAGAAACAGTAAGTCATTTGGCAAATGACAATACCAGTGGAACAGAGGAAGAGGTGGTTTCTTCACAAAATTCTTGTGACTCTTTTCTTCAAGCCACTGAAGATATACGATCCAGTTCAGAGTCAGAAGTCGAAGATCAAAAAATCAGGTGCAACTCCAACAAGAATTGTAGTTCAGGAACTGTTCCTAAAACCGAAAGAGCTTCTAAGTTCAAGCAATATCAATGTCATGGAATTACAAATTCATTTCTGGATCAGAGCTCCATGCCTGTGTACCAGCAACAAGAAAATCCACCATGCATCACGCAATACCCTAGTTCAAATGATGGCAAGAAAGCGCATGCTAACCCTTTAATTTCTGATGTCCTGTATCAGCAAAGAACATTTTCTTCTTCTAGTGGTCCTTGGTTGAACAAGGCATCAGTTGCTGGGGTTCATGGACCTTGCTCAGTTGGATCTTTGGGACAAAAAAGCATGTCTTCTTTTCCCCACAGATCGGTTGAAATCGCCAATAATGCAGGTGTGGCCCATTTACCCAAGAAGATGGGAGGTGCGGAAGGAAGAACAAGCAGTTCAACTATCCAAGAAACAGGAAgtgtaactaagcatgcaataGCAATAGACCAAACTGTATCCCAGAACCAGCAACATAAAGATGATTTGCAACCAGGATCTCACTTTTTAAGTAGCCAACAATCCATCAGCAGTAACCAAGTAGAAGCATCCAAGAGCTTTGAGCTGGATGGTAGGTCTATGATGGAGCCCAAAGTCCCTGGTGAAGCAGATGCCCAAAGGCAAACTG GCCATTTAGGTTCTTCCAGTGAGCTGCTCGGCAGTATTGGCACTAAGAGCtcaaatgcaagaaagaaaaagcaagaaCTAGAAAAGACAAAGTCATTTGATTGGGATAGCTTGAGAAAGAAGGTATTGTCAAAGggtggaaaaaaagaaagaaacaaggaCACCATGGACTCGCTGGACTATGAAGCTCTACAAAATGCTGATGTTCAGAAAATTTCTGAGACTATCAGGGAAAGAGGAATGAACAACATGCTAGCTGAGAGAATCAAG GATTTCCTCAATAGACTGGTCACAGAACATGGCAGCATTGACCTGGAATGGTTGAGGGATGTTCCAGCAGACCAAGCAAA GGATTATTTATTGAGTATACGCGGTCTGGGACTGAAGAGTGTGGAGTGTGTGCGATTACTAACACTCCATCAAATTGCTTTCCCG GTTGATACAAATGTTGGACGAATTGCTGTGCGTCTAGGATGGGTCCCTCTTCAACCACTTCCTGAGTCATTGCAGCTGCATCTTCTCGAGCT ATACCCCGTACTAGAGTCAATCCAGAAATATCTTTGGCCCAGACTTTGTAAGCTGGATCAGAGAACTTT GTATGAATTACACTATCAGATGATTACATTTGGAAAG GTTTTCTGCACAAAGACCAAGCCAAACTGCAATGCATGTCCATTACGACCAGAATGTAGGCACTTCGCAAGCGCCTTTGCAAG CGCAAGGCTAGCCCTCCCAGCGCCAGAAGAAAGAAGCATAGACAGTTCAACTACTTCTGTTGCCAATGGAAATGCATCTATAGTAGTGAAGCCCATGCTGTTGGCTCCTATTGAAACTAGTGAGGGTTTGGAATCACAGTACATTAGGACCAGCTGTGAACCAATTATTGAAGAACCAACCACACCAGAACCATCCTCTGAAGTGTCAGAAAGTGACATCGAAGACATGTTCTATGAAGACCCTGATGAAATCCCTACAATCAAACTCAGCTTTGAAGAATTAAAAATGAATGTGGAGAGTGTCTTGCAAGAGCAGAATATGGAACTTCAACCGGGTGATGTGTCCAGAGCTTTAGTTGCTTTGGATCCATCAGCAGCTTCAATTCCTGGACCAAAATTAAAGAGTGTGAGTCGACTACGAACGGAGCACCAAGT GTATGAACTTCCAGATACACATCCACTACTAGAAGGG ATGGATAGACGAGAACGTGATGATCCAAGTCCATACCTTTTGGCAATATGGAGTCCAG GTGAAACTGCAAATTCAACTCAACCTCCTGCAAGTAAATGCAGCCTCCAAGGATCAGGCAGACTTTGCAATGAGAAGAGTTGTTTTATGTGCCATAGTACAAAGGAGGCAAAATCAGAGACAGTGAGAGGCACACTTCTG ATACCATGCAGGACAGCAATGAGGGGTAGCTTCCCACTAAATGGAACATACTTCCAAGTTAATGAG ATGTTTGCTGATCATGAATCCAGTATGAATCCAATTGATGTTCCAAGAGACTGGCTATGGCAACTTCCAAGGCGCACTGTGTACTTTGGGACATCTGTCACGAGCATATTTAGAG GCTTGTCAACTCCTGTAATTCAGCAATGCTTCTGGAAAG GATTTGTTTGTGTCAGGGGATTTGACCGGAAATCTAGAGCACCTCGACCTCTCCAGCGCAGATTACATGAAACTGCAAGTAAAATCACCAAGAATAAGGACAAAGGCAAATAA